The Triticum aestivum cultivar Chinese Spring chromosome 4B, IWGSC CS RefSeq v2.1, whole genome shotgun sequence sequence AACACTTCAAGGAGCAAACCATTCCAGTCATTACTTCTTAAGATTGTTACCTGAACAGTCCAACAGTCCCTAGCACCTCCAAGCTGCCAAACAATGAAACTCTTGGGCACAAGGTTCAGACGGATCACACGCGCTTTGATCAGCATAAACCTCCTGTCTTGACGTGGATTGTACCACGAAACCAGAGATCCATATAGGGGAAACCGAAAAACATATAGGGGAAACTAGAGACTTAGTGATATAGTAATCCGTTTGGTAATCATAGGGGAAACCGAAAAACATAAGCCAAATCTCTGGGCCAAAAGAAGTAGTGCGTATGTTGAGAGCCCCATTGTGAGGCAAAAAGGTGATAAGCAGATCTTCTTTCTCTAGCTCAAGGGGAGTGTTGACAGCTGTATCTCTCAAGAACGAATCCGCAAAACCAAAAACCCCAATATCAAGTGGATGATCACTATTCAGTGGTAAAAAGTTGGGCTTCCTGCAGCAGACCTTCAATCACAGTCCGAATGGCGGCCCGTCGGTGCAGAGGAACGTAGGTGCTTGCTTCCGCAATCGCCAAGTAGTCGTGGTTCAGAGGCGCAATCGAGCCCACCACCATCCTAGACCTCACCAAGCGGTCGGCAGGCCCCGACTCCACTGCAAAGCCAGGCGGCAGAAAGGGGACGGGGTTGAGAGGATAGTTTGCCATGGTGGAGAGCGATGTGGGTGGGGGCGTCAATGGTGAACGAGGCAGAGTGACGGCATTGGTGGCAGAGGAGGTGGGCTGTAGGCAGGGGCGAAATGTTTGGGCAATCGAGGTGGAAGCCAGAGCGTGAGGGGTAGAATCGGCAGGTGGAACTGATTTCGGTACCCACTTCCACTTTGGGGCCTTCAATCGTTGGAAACATTGCCGAGTCATATGGTCGTAGAAGCCACACGATTGGCATCGGACGGTGCGTCTCTTGATCGACTTATATGGAAGGGAGGCCGGGGCTGCGGAAACAACGTGGTGAGTGATTTGATTCCCGAGGCAAGCACCAATTTGACCAAAATTTTGTTTTTTGTGAGATAAGCTTGGGGCAATTAAGTGCCTTGTTGTCAGGCACCGAGCAGTTAAGACATATGAGGCGGGCTTGACAAGAGGATTTTTTGTGACCCCATTGCAGGCATTTAGTGCAAAGTGAGGCCCAATTAGCAGCCAGATCTGAAATCACCTCCAGGGAGTAGCGGGCTTGGGCCAGATCGGCCTTATGCTGATTGCTGAGCGTAGGGGGGCAGATATCATGCGGGGGCGCGTATTTGAACGCGGAAGTCAGAAAACATTGGGGCAACCATGGATATTGGGCCTTAAGTGAGCATTTAAAGCTGCCCACATGAATAATATCCGCAGCATGATTAGCCTCAAATTTCTCTTGACCGAGGAAATGTTGCATTAAATGAATATTTGAACCCTTTGCCTGTAATGTAGGAGAATTCAAACTAGGCTGAATCAAGGGACCCTCAACAATATTCAAATGATGAACAATCGAATGAGAAGATGAAGCTTCGTTAGAATTCATGTTCGAGAAATCCATCTTATCAATTGGAGCAATTTGAAATTTGCTTAACACATGAGCCAACATGGATCCCGAGGCAGCGATCGGAGATGGTGAGCATAGACGAGCCTTGATCGCGATAGGAGACCTAGAAGAAATGTCCAAGATCTCTTGATCCGCATGCCAGCATGAGGCAGAGCCAGGAGCTCTAGCATACCGGCCATTGTAAAGATGGAAGTGACAAACAAAATCCGGCCAAACTCGGTCTTTCAAACCATAGATGAAATGTCCAACCTTATTGTTGGCAACAGAAAATCCGAACGATCGATCCTTGATCTTAGCAACTTGTCAAGAGTGTTttagaagtagtgtcaggtggcaagggagcttggtaACTTGCCGCTAGCAGACTTACCGAACGAGTAACTCGTGCTGATGTTGGTACTGTGGAAGAAGGTGTTGCGACAACTAGGGTTGTccttgcttgtttggtggcagctattcgTTTCTGCTTGGATTCTTTTGCGGCTGGTGTAGTAGGGGATACCGTGTTTGTACAATTTTCTGGCGGATTTTGACCTTCTAGTTTATTTGTCCCCTTTGTAATCTGTGCTAAATTTTGACTAAAAATATATAACTAAtataaaatattaatgcatgtcaataaaaattatatcgttggattcatatttaaacatagttttcaatgatactccctccgtttctaaatataagtctttgtagagatttcactataggctacatacaaagcaaaatgagtgaatctacactctaaaatgcatctatatatatctgTATGTGGTTCACAGTGAAATGTCtacaagacttatatttagaaacggagggagtataattttatgACGTGCATGAATATTTTATTATTAATTAAATATATGATCAAAGTTTGGCCGGAGGTACGTAAGCTGTTCGTAGCTACCCGAGACGAAGCATTTTCGTACGATACATTGTTGATATTTGGGGGTTCAGTCCGACCAACAACGGCTCGCGTTCAGCGGGCCACGCGGCCGGCCAGCCGGCGGCCGTTCACCCAGCTGCATGACGCCGAGACATCTCGGCACGCCAGGATTTTCCCTTCGGCGTCGCCGCCGCAGACCGCAGCCATTACTTGGCAGTACCAAGCTGACTGCCGGGCACTGCACGTCCGCACTTCCCAACCGCCGCGTAATCATTCCCGTGACGTCCCAGCCCACCGGCCGCAACCGCAACCATCCCGGCCGTCACCCCGGGCGCACACGCGAACGGCGCGCGTTCTCAGCGCTGAAGCCGCCGGTCTCTCCCAGTGAAGGAACGCCGCCAACAACCGGCTGGATCGCGACAGCGGCCATGCCACTTCGATGCAGCAGCACCAATTTTGTCCACCTACGAGATGTACTATCCACCAAATGCACCTAGGCCAGGAGCAGACGCGTCTAGGGAGCGTCACGTGTGCGGCGACACCCGTCCGGTTCACGTGAATCTAGCCTCACTCTCCGCTGAGCCGAGCACTTTTTTCACAGACATTCTTCGCCTTTCGCTCTCTCTGTCCTGTCCGACTCGATCGGACGTCGCCAAGCACGCACGCTAGAACAACAAACAAGTCACGGTATCACTATCACAAGAGAAGAGAACAAAACAATCGGGTCGTGCTATACATGATGCATGCCGATGCCGCCATGCATCGCCGTCACTCTATGTGGACCCACACCCCCTCGCTGGGGATGTGCCCGTTCACCACGAACACCATGTAGTACCCCGGCGGCGCCAGGACGGCCGTCGCCGGCATCACCACCGACGCCTCGTACGCGCCCGCACTGTGCAACGCCGTCGTCTCCGCCACGTCCAGGAACAGCAGCCTCTGGTTCATCCCGAACGAGTGCGTCGTGAACGACGGCGCCACCATCGTCACCGACACGAGGCCGAGAGCACCGaggccgccgtcgcccccgccgcgcgGTCTCCTTCGCGGCGCGACCGCTGGCACCTCGAACTGCAGGGTCATCGAGTCGCCGTAATTCACGCTCACCGGCGGGCCGGCCGGCGAGGGGTCAGTGATCTTTGGGCGGAGGGCGTCGTTGGAGCTGTCCAGGTACTCCGGCGAGAAGGCCTCCAGGCTGAGCTCTGTCGGGTACTGCACGTTGCTGAAATTGTAGTAGATGTGCGGGTTGCTCCCGCCGACCAGCAGCCGGCCATCGCGGAGGAGGATCGCTGACGAGTGGTACAGCCGCGCGATGTCGGTCGAGCTCTGCTCCTCGAACCGGTCCCCGGGCGCGTGGTCTGGCCGGTACATGACGGGTGCGTAGGCCGGGGTGTTGGCGGCCTCCCACCCGGCGCTGCCGTCCATGGCGCCGTTGATGATCGCCACCTCGGCGCCGTTTGGCAGCAGGATCATGTCCCCCATCACCCGCGGCGACGGCATTCTCTCGATCACCCACGCCGGTGAAGCGTCCGTGATCTTGATCCGCCCGCAGGTCACCAGCGCCGGGAAGAAGGTCTTCTCCTTGGTCGAGTTGTAGGAGCCCGCGGGCGCGCCGCCGCAGACCAGCACCTCGGCCTCGGTGGGCGACGGCTTCAGGGGCAGCAGCACCGACGAGCCCGAGCTGGGGTAGTTCCTGGGGTCGCCGCCGGCCAGCTCAGGGTACGTCCGGACGATCTTGTTCTTCTTGTAGTCGAGAAGCACGGCACGGTTCTTGGCAAAGATGAAAAGGTTGCCATCGATGTTCAGGTGGACGAAAGGATACAGATTGTTCTCCTCTGGGTCCTTAGTTTGAACCAGGAACGGCAATGCGATGGCCGAGGCGTCGGAAGCATCCGCCTTGGGGAAGAACTCGTAGTTGAACTGCCTGCGGCCGCCGACGATGAAGGCACGGCCGTCGGGGAGGATCTGGTTGGTGGCGTACCACCGGTTCGCGGCGAGCGCGTCCTGCGTCTCGTTCCAGTCGCAGCtgccgccgtcgtcgtctccgCCGTCGCAC is a genomic window containing:
- the LOC123094987 gene encoding aldehyde oxidase GLOX; protein product: MKPPALPIRDLVLVLALACAGIAPATAESGGGGRWDVLQRSIGVSAMHMQLLHNDRVIIFDRTDFGQSNLSLPDGRCRRNPRERVLPVDCTAHSAEYDVASNTFRPLTVFTDTWCSSGTVAPDGTLVQTGGWNDGYRNVRAMRACDGGDDDGGSCDWNETQDALAANRWYATNQILPDGRAFIVGGRRQFNYEFFPKADASDASAIALPFLVQTKDPEENNLYPFVHLNIDGNLFIFAKNRAVLLDYKKNKIVRTYPELAGGDPRNYPSSGSSVLLPLKPSPTEAEVLVCGGAPAGSYNSTKEKTFFPALVTCGRIKITDASPAWVIERMPSPRVMGDMILLPNGAEVAIINGAMDGSAGWEAANTPAYAPVMYRPDHAPGDRFEEQSSTDIARLYHSSAILLRDGRLLVGGSNPHIYYNFSNVQYPTELSLEAFSPEYLDSSNDALRPKITDPSPAGPPVSVNYGDSMTLQFEVPAVAPRRRPRGGGDGGLGALGLVSVTMVAPSFTTHSFGMNQRLLFLDVAETTALHSAGAYEASVVMPATAVLAPPGYYMVFVVNGHIPSEGVWVHIE